The Streptomyces nitrosporeus genome includes a window with the following:
- a CDS encoding NlpC/P60 family protein, translating into MPDLDIVGGAAVDVVPVIPQFHTKLKALVLPIADKVGEEAGRKMGEAISKNIVLSIPQAITQGGKLGVRAAGKQGDDAGGAFARSIRRKLEAAFKAMPKLDVKLGDTGVDADLARIRAKLEQLSNKRIGIDVSAEAAEAEITRLEARLRELGAQHPNVAVRADTATARAALAEIRAEIAAIGGRRTVALEVDGSFGARLRAAVQQAQESLPEINVDADTTPARAEIQDLRTRLAALSEVRVGIDMDAATAMAEIDAIQARLAVLSAQTADIDVRVDAGAAAAQLAALRALADDKTFNIHALADTAGASQALLALAAQAAALVAIPLGPVLAAGLGAVVSMATAAAVGVGAVGLAAIPAIKGVTEAIKAKTAAEKEATTATDDSARKGVQAAQRALQMAGAQASLASAHRNAARAIAQANRQVEDAERALAQAGARAMDQRRQAAESVERAERSLADAQHAARQAEQDLTQARKDATAQLADLNDQLADGALDQREATLRVQQAQEDLNRTLADAAVGKATQLQVDAAQLAYDRAKQNQKEQAESFAELKKSAAAQKKAGVEGSEAVKAAHERLAGAQRDVSDNAKALVDAQRAAARAQVDAAQAVADAQRNLADAVQNAADAQVSASEQIEAAERGVESARLSGIDTTAKAITKQDEYRKALAKLSPEARDLFDAIAGPKGITTAFKAWSRELSPSILPLFTRTVESAKNSLPGLTPIALGAAAGIGTLMDKASAQLKTPFWVSFKAELEESVEPAVVGFGVSFGRVVEGIAGIIDAFLPHMDGIARHSDRITERFAKWGTSLKGSPDFERFLKYVKDTSPGLAEFLGDVMEAALDVTKTLAPLSEALFDVVGPLFKAISWLAENCPEFVQTLWLLYAAQKAITLGMAAFAGAMVLYESVMVIATIATAGWAVALNATGIVPIIRAIILVVGLLGAGIVLLYKNSETFRTIVDAAWHGIKTTVSFVWNTILKPIFDAMAAGIRAIIDAAMWLWDNAIGPVFGLIGGAAKLLFKALVVAALIPAYIAFKVLAEIVMWLWDHAIGPVFGWIADKATWLWESKLRVAWDAIKIGLESLGRKFELLWEGCRPVLQKLGDKAEWLYDDAIRPMSENIDNAMSHVADAFESAKRSIERSWSQVKDVVREPVRFVIEEVYNAGIVPLWNNVVKIAGGDKLRTLDISGFYTGGIIPGYSPGVDDRVIAVGGGEAILRPEVTRALGAAPINSWNAAARQGGVGAVRRAISDGMPAFASGGIVGDIWGALKSVGGSVVDGIKDTTGLLLNPDKVFSEAGEWATAMMSPFTSSAWGTAVSKLPVKMLKSLGNSIFGGDGTAKGSVGKALAWAKTQDPKPYVWGGTGPDGFDCSGFMSSIQKVIMGQNPHGRLWSTFSFQGDNAPAGWVRNLKSPFMVGITNQGVGHTAGTLAGVNVESRGGDGVVIGPQARGWADSLFTSHYGFAPAIGKVKGYAAGGFPGVGETAWVGENGPELLEFLTPTRVYSHADSMAMARATQSIPARQTSTPTIQADVHVYVGDREITDIVRVEVDAREAFTAADLETGRYL; encoded by the coding sequence ATGCCGGACCTGGATATCGTCGGTGGTGCGGCGGTCGACGTCGTCCCCGTGATCCCCCAGTTCCACACTAAGCTGAAGGCGCTGGTCCTCCCCATCGCCGACAAGGTTGGTGAGGAAGCCGGTCGGAAGATGGGGGAGGCGATCTCGAAGAACATCGTCCTCTCCATTCCGCAAGCCATTACTCAGGGCGGCAAGCTGGGGGTCCGGGCTGCCGGCAAGCAGGGTGACGACGCGGGTGGCGCGTTCGCGCGCTCCATCCGGCGCAAGCTCGAAGCGGCGTTCAAGGCCATGCCGAAGTTGGACGTCAAGCTGGGTGACACGGGCGTCGACGCCGATCTGGCCCGCATCCGGGCGAAGCTGGAACAGCTCTCCAACAAGCGCATCGGAATCGACGTCAGCGCGGAGGCTGCGGAGGCGGAGATCACCCGCCTGGAGGCTCGACTCCGGGAGTTGGGCGCTCAGCACCCGAACGTCGCTGTCCGAGCCGACACCGCCACCGCCCGAGCGGCACTGGCGGAAATCCGAGCGGAGATCGCCGCTATCGGCGGCCGACGAACCGTCGCACTGGAGGTGGACGGCAGCTTCGGAGCCCGACTTCGAGCCGCCGTCCAGCAGGCACAGGAATCCCTGCCGGAGATCAACGTCGACGCCGACACCACGCCGGCCCGTGCGGAGATCCAGGATCTTCGAACCCGTCTGGCTGCCCTCTCCGAGGTCCGCGTTGGTATCGACATGGATGCTGCCACGGCGATGGCGGAGATAGACGCGATCCAGGCCCGCCTGGCAGTTCTCTCCGCGCAGACCGCGGACATCGACGTCAGGGTGGACGCCGGCGCAGCAGCCGCTCAGCTGGCAGCCCTTCGGGCTCTGGCCGACGACAAAACCTTCAACATCCACGCCCTGGCCGACACGGCTGGTGCCTCCCAGGCACTTCTCGCGCTGGCAGCCCAGGCAGCCGCTCTTGTAGCGATTCCGCTGGGACCGGTCCTTGCCGCTGGGCTGGGAGCCGTCGTCTCGATGGCGACCGCAGCCGCCGTGGGGGTGGGTGCCGTCGGACTCGCGGCCATTCCGGCCATCAAGGGCGTGACGGAGGCCATCAAGGCGAAGACGGCCGCAGAGAAAGAGGCGACCACCGCCACCGACGACAGCGCCCGCAAGGGAGTTCAGGCTGCCCAGCGTGCCCTTCAGATGGCCGGCGCGCAGGCGTCCCTGGCTTCCGCCCACCGCAACGCCGCTCGCGCCATCGCACAGGCGAACCGTCAGGTGGAGGACGCCGAACGCGCCCTTGCGCAAGCCGGCGCCCGAGCGATGGACCAGCGGCGCCAGGCTGCGGAATCCGTGGAGCGAGCCGAGAGGTCTCTTGCCGACGCTCAGCACGCCGCCCGTCAGGCTGAGCAGGATCTGACGCAGGCGCGGAAGGACGCCACCGCACAACTTGCGGACCTGAACGACCAACTGGCCGACGGCGCCCTGGACCAGCGGGAGGCCACGCTTCGCGTCCAGCAGGCGCAGGAGGATCTCAACCGCACGTTGGCCGACGCTGCCGTCGGGAAGGCCACTCAGCTCCAGGTCGACGCTGCCCAGCTCGCGTACGACCGAGCCAAGCAGAATCAGAAGGAGCAGGCTGAGTCCTTTGCCGAGCTGAAGAAGTCCGCGGCTGCTCAAAAGAAGGCCGGCGTGGAGGGCAGCGAAGCCGTCAAGGCCGCGCACGAGCGCCTGGCCGGCGCCCAGCGGGACGTCAGCGACAACGCGAAAGCTCTCGTCGACGCACAGCGAGCCGCAGCCCGAGCCCAGGTCGACGCCGCGCAGGCCGTAGCCGACGCCCAGCGGAACCTGGCTGATGCCGTGCAGAACGCTGCCGACGCTCAGGTCTCCGCTTCGGAGCAGATCGAGGCCGCTGAGCGCGGTGTTGAATCGGCTCGCCTCTCCGGTATCGACACCACGGCGAAGGCGATCACGAAGCAGGACGAGTACCGAAAGGCACTCGCGAAACTGAGTCCGGAGGCTCGCGACCTCTTCGACGCCATCGCCGGCCCGAAGGGAATCACCACCGCATTCAAGGCGTGGAGCCGGGAACTCAGCCCGAGCATCCTGCCGCTTTTCACGCGCACAGTGGAGTCCGCGAAAAACTCGCTTCCTGGCCTGACTCCGATAGCACTTGGCGCAGCAGCCGGAATCGGCACGCTGATGGATAAGGCGTCGGCTCAGCTGAAGACGCCTTTCTGGGTGTCTTTCAAGGCAGAGCTGGAGGAGTCCGTTGAACCGGCTGTAGTCGGGTTCGGTGTCTCCTTTGGTCGGGTCGTCGAAGGTATCGCAGGCATCATCGACGCCTTTCTCCCACACATGGACGGGATCGCGCGGCACTCCGACCGAATCACCGAGCGCTTTGCGAAGTGGGGGACGAGCCTCAAGGGCAGCCCGGATTTCGAACGGTTCCTCAAGTACGTGAAGGACACGTCACCGGGGCTCGCCGAATTCCTGGGCGACGTCATGGAGGCGGCACTCGACGTCACGAAGACGCTGGCTCCGCTTTCGGAAGCCCTCTTCGATGTGGTCGGTCCGCTCTTCAAGGCTATCTCATGGCTTGCTGAGAATTGCCCGGAGTTCGTGCAGACCTTGTGGCTCCTTTATGCCGCCCAGAAGGCAATCACACTCGGAATGGCGGCTTTTGCTGGCGCCATGGTGTTGTACGAGTCGGTCATGGTCATCGCCACTATCGCAACCGCCGGCTGGGCTGTGGCGCTGAACGCGACCGGAATTGTCCCCATCATCCGGGCAATCATTCTTGTCGTCGGACTCCTCGGCGCCGGGATCGTCCTTCTCTACAAGAACTCCGAGACCTTCCGGACCATCGTCGACGCCGCCTGGCACGGCATCAAGACGACGGTCTCATTCGTCTGGAACACGATCCTCAAGCCCATCTTCGACGCCATGGCCGCCGGAATCCGCGCCATCATCGACGCCGCTATGTGGCTCTGGGACAACGCCATCGGTCCCGTCTTCGGGCTCATCGGCGGGGCGGCAAAACTCCTGTTCAAGGCTCTGGTCGTGGCTGCGCTCATCCCTGCGTATATCGCGTTCAAGGTGCTCGCCGAAATCGTGATGTGGCTCTGGGACCACGCAATCGGCCCCGTTTTCGGGTGGATCGCAGACAAAGCGACCTGGTTGTGGGAAAGCAAGCTCCGGGTAGCGTGGGACGCCATCAAGATCGGGCTGGAGTCCCTGGGGCGGAAATTCGAGCTGCTCTGGGAAGGCTGCCGCCCCGTCCTCCAGAAACTCGGAGACAAGGCGGAGTGGCTCTACGACGACGCCATCAGGCCGATGTCGGAAAACATCGACAACGCCATGAGCCACGTCGCTGACGCTTTCGAGAGCGCAAAGCGATCCATCGAGCGATCCTGGAGCCAGGTAAAGGACGTCGTCCGGGAGCCTGTTCGCTTCGTTATCGAGGAGGTCTACAACGCCGGTATCGTCCCGCTCTGGAATAACGTCGTCAAGATCGCTGGCGGCGACAAGCTCCGCACTCTCGACATCAGCGGTTTCTACACCGGCGGCATCATCCCGGGCTACTCTCCGGGAGTCGACGACCGTGTTATTGCCGTGGGTGGCGGAGAAGCTATTCTCCGCCCGGAGGTCACGCGCGCACTCGGCGCCGCACCTATTAACTCCTGGAACGCCGCCGCGCGCCAGGGTGGCGTAGGAGCGGTCCGCAGAGCCATCTCCGACGGAATGCCCGCATTCGCCAGCGGCGGCATCGTCGGTGATATCTGGGGTGCCCTGAAGTCCGTAGGCGGCTCTGTCGTCGACGGCATCAAGGACACGACCGGACTCCTCCTGAATCCCGACAAGGTTTTCAGCGAGGCCGGCGAGTGGGCCACGGCCATGATGTCCCCCTTCACGTCCTCGGCGTGGGGAACAGCGGTCTCGAAGCTGCCCGTGAAGATGCTGAAGAGCCTGGGTAATTCCATCTTCGGCGGCGACGGGACAGCCAAGGGAAGCGTCGGTAAGGCGCTGGCGTGGGCGAAGACGCAGGATCCGAAGCCGTATGTTTGGGGTGGCACCGGACCCGATGGCTTTGACTGCTCCGGGTTCATGTCCTCGATTCAAAAGGTCATCATGGGCCAGAATCCGCACGGACGCCTTTGGTCGACGTTCTCCTTCCAAGGAGACAACGCCCCAGCTGGCTGGGTGCGCAACCTGAAGAGCCCCTTCATGGTCGGTATCACCAACCAGGGCGTGGGCCACACCGCGGGAACCCTGGCCGGCGTGAACGTCGAGAGCCGCGGAGGGGACGGAGTCGTTATCGGCCCGCAGGCTCGCGGCTGGGCGGATTCCCTCTTCACCTCGCACTACGGGTTCGCCCCTGCCATTGGGAAGGTCAAGGGCTACGCGGCCGGCGGCTTCCCGGGCGTGGGCGAAACCGCATGGGTCGGCGAGAACGGACCTGAACTGCTCGAATTCCTGACGCCCACCCGCGTCTACAGCCACGCCGACTCCATGGCGATGGCCCGAGCGACGCAGAGCATCCCGGCCAGACAGACCAGCACTCCGACGATCCAGGCCGACGTGCATGTCTACGTCGGAGATCGCGAAATCACAGACATCGTCCGCGTAGAGGTCGACGCCCGCGAGGCGTTCACTGCCGCGGACCTAGAGACAGGACGGTACCTCTGA
- a CDS encoding DUF5047 domain-containing protein, with product MTDLPITDGSVTVDRGSRIRRTLSLTVSDPKFLPWAELDPLAVYGQRLVVSRGIRFAGGQVESVPLGTFRINEPSGDTLYGPVTLTGHSSECHIIDDKFLVPTSTRGYTTCVTAMEYLIRQTLPDAVIVNATAGSRNPSCAIATWNTGADRWDAVQQIALAMQAEIYVDALDRFVIADIPDPVTAPIVWDIAEGEGGTLMSASRSMSRTAVYNAVVASGENTASGSAPVSAVVYDTNPLSPTRWGGPFGRVPKYISSALWTTVGACQAAATYALAEATARNVQLSISAIPNAALEAGDCVRVSHTGHKEKAIVQSLTVPLTAEGSSSLTLRGGKEEAA from the coding sequence GTGACCGACCTGCCCATCACGGACGGGTCGGTCACGGTGGACCGCGGGAGCAGGATCCGCCGCACGCTCTCCCTGACGGTGTCGGATCCGAAATTCCTTCCGTGGGCAGAGCTGGACCCGCTCGCGGTGTACGGACAGCGTCTCGTTGTCTCCCGCGGAATTCGTTTTGCCGGCGGTCAGGTGGAAAGCGTTCCTCTCGGAACTTTCCGCATCAACGAGCCCTCGGGGGACACCCTTTACGGTCCTGTGACGCTCACCGGCCACTCGTCGGAATGCCACATCATCGACGATAAGTTCCTCGTCCCGACATCGACCCGCGGCTACACGACGTGCGTGACGGCAATGGAATACCTCATCCGTCAGACGCTCCCGGACGCCGTGATCGTCAACGCAACGGCTGGATCTCGAAATCCCTCCTGCGCAATCGCGACGTGGAACACCGGAGCCGACCGATGGGACGCGGTTCAACAGATCGCCCTGGCGATGCAGGCGGAGATCTACGTCGATGCGCTGGATCGTTTCGTAATCGCCGACATTCCCGATCCGGTGACAGCCCCGATTGTCTGGGACATCGCGGAGGGAGAGGGCGGAACGCTCATGTCTGCCTCCCGATCGATGTCAAGAACGGCCGTTTACAACGCCGTTGTGGCGAGCGGGGAAAATACTGCGTCGGGATCGGCACCCGTGAGCGCCGTTGTGTACGACACGAACCCGCTCAGTCCGACGAGATGGGGCGGCCCGTTCGGTCGCGTCCCGAAATACATCTCGTCGGCTCTCTGGACGACCGTGGGAGCCTGTCAGGCAGCAGCTACGTACGCACTCGCAGAGGCTACAGCGAGGAATGTGCAGCTTTCCATCTCCGCAATTCCAAATGCCGCACTTGAAGCCGGAGACTGCGTTCGGGTTTCGCACACCGGGCACAAAGAGAAAGCCATCGTCCAGTCGCTCACAGTCCCTCTGACGGCCGAGGGATCGTCGTCCCTGACGCTCCGGGGCGGGAAGGAGGAGGCTGCATGA
- a CDS encoding N-acetylmuramoyl-L-alanine amidase, translating to MATPMTASQLVKALRDEGVDVQEYRSWRTHNRNHKGAWGPVHGIVIHHTAGVNSLALCYDGMAGLPGPLCHTHLSKAGLATMVGNGRANHAGSFPSNAFNAMLRESSTHPRPSGPESVDANARTYGIEIENLGNGKDFYPTRQYDAAVRWAAAICRFHGWTADSVIGHREGTTRKIDPKGPVGSEDGPDFDMDQFRKDVAARLKLEEAPKPTTPSKPSKPSKPAKPATPAKPTVDLSRLVAAARRDPGLKQGGTTHPADVKLVEAALKAERLLPAAYAKDGSFGSLTRTAYAAWQRRCGYTGSAADGIPGRASLEKLGVKHDFKVKA from the coding sequence ATGGCTACACCGATGACCGCGAGTCAGCTCGTCAAGGCGTTGCGGGACGAGGGCGTCGACGTCCAGGAGTACCGAAGCTGGCGGACGCACAACCGGAACCACAAGGGGGCATGGGGCCCGGTTCATGGCATCGTCATCCACCACACTGCCGGCGTGAACAGTCTCGCCCTCTGCTACGACGGCATGGCTGGCCTTCCCGGCCCGCTCTGTCACACGCACCTGAGCAAGGCCGGCCTGGCGACGATGGTCGGTAACGGCCGCGCGAACCACGCGGGCAGCTTCCCTTCAAACGCTTTCAACGCGATGCTGCGTGAGTCGTCCACGCACCCGCGTCCTTCCGGACCGGAGAGCGTGGACGCCAACGCGCGGACGTACGGCATCGAGATCGAGAACCTGGGCAACGGCAAGGACTTCTACCCGACGCGTCAGTACGACGCTGCCGTCCGCTGGGCTGCTGCGATCTGCCGCTTCCACGGCTGGACCGCGGACTCCGTGATCGGCCACCGGGAGGGGACGACTCGGAAGATCGACCCCAAGGGGCCGGTCGGCAGCGAGGACGGCCCGGACTTCGACATGGATCAGTTCCGCAAGGACGTGGCCGCGCGGCTGAAGCTGGAGGAGGCGCCGAAGCCCACCACGCCGTCGAAGCCGTCGAAGCCGTCGAAGCCGGCCAAGCCCGCCACTCCGGCGAAGCCCACCGTCGACCTGTCGCGTCTCGTCGCCGCTGCTCGTCGCGACCCGGGCCTCAAGCAGGGCGGTACCACGCACCCCGCTGACGTCAAGCTGGTCGAAGCGGCGCTCAAGGCGGAGAGACTGCTGCCCGCTGCCTACGCCAAGGACGGCTCCTTCGGCAGCCTGACGCGCACCGCCTACGCCGCCTGGCAGCGCCGTTGCGGCTACACCGGCTCCGCGGCCGACGGCATCCCGGGCAGGGCGTCGCTGGAGAAGCTGGGCGTCAAGCATGACTTCAAGGTCAAGGCGTGA
- a CDS encoding HNH endonuclease has product METKESPLADKKVRMRFNRAMREKGVAAKACGKCFVVKGYEAFNQNSTAPDSRRSACNACRSAANQRRYGEHGERLRESARRWYVGNPGYKARWRNKNPERYRALARHHSAVRRARKAATTVISFTHDDMLADWEDHDLYGCVFCGGPFEEIEHILPLSRGGEHSLANIVPSCVDCNRGAGGKHARDPWEWLAERFPNLAPLLLDVDEA; this is encoded by the coding sequence ATGGAGACCAAGGAGAGTCCGCTCGCGGACAAGAAGGTCAGGATGCGGTTCAACAGGGCGATGCGGGAGAAGGGGGTGGCGGCGAAGGCTTGCGGGAAATGCTTCGTGGTGAAGGGGTACGAAGCGTTTAACCAGAACTCTACGGCGCCGGACAGTCGGCGCTCTGCGTGCAACGCTTGTCGGTCGGCCGCTAATCAGCGTCGATACGGGGAGCACGGTGAACGCCTTCGAGAGAGCGCCCGTCGCTGGTACGTGGGGAACCCTGGTTACAAGGCACGGTGGCGTAATAAAAACCCAGAACGGTATCGGGCGCTTGCCAGACACCATAGTGCTGTCCGCCGTGCCCGCAAAGCAGCCACAACCGTCATCTCTTTCACTCACGACGACATGCTTGCCGACTGGGAGGACCACGACCTCTACGGTTGCGTCTTCTGCGGTGGCCCCTTCGAGGAGATCGAGCACATCCTCCCGCTCTCCAGGGGCGGCGAACACTCCCTCGCGAACATCGTCCCGTCCTGCGTCGACTGCAACCGAGGCGCAGGAGGCAAGCACGCTCGCGACCCCTGGGAGTGGCTGGCCGAGCGCTTCCCGAACCTGGCGCCACTCCTACTCGACGTCGACGAGGCTTAA
- a CDS encoding PD-(D/E)XK nuclease family protein: protein MAGVSTIKRGGSRFYVDPDDGRIKVPGVTSIAGMAPKDFLTYWNAKIVAETAVEHRDTVLKLAERDPAGAVDYLKGAPRRYTRAASDLGSAAHDMFERQARGDTINPRHVHADIKPHVRWFDEFLQEIQPEFLHLEETVWSDEHLYAGSFDAIARIDGEVVLLDWKTSKAVYDSVALQLSAYRYANRIILAETGESVDVPAMTGGAVLHVRPEGWQFVPVECGEEVFRAFLALREVFDWERDGKKGVVGRPIAKGGEQETGTMRRAA, encoded by the coding sequence ATGGCCGGAGTGAGCACGATCAAGCGCGGCGGGAGCCGCTTCTATGTCGACCCGGACGACGGCAGGATCAAGGTCCCGGGTGTGACGTCCATCGCGGGCATGGCCCCGAAGGACTTCCTGACGTACTGGAACGCCAAGATCGTTGCGGAGACGGCAGTCGAGCACCGTGACACGGTCCTGAAGCTGGCGGAGCGCGATCCTGCCGGCGCCGTGGACTACCTCAAGGGCGCTCCCCGGCGGTACACGAGGGCAGCGAGCGATCTCGGGTCGGCCGCGCACGACATGTTCGAACGCCAGGCGCGTGGGGACACCATCAACCCGCGGCACGTCCACGCGGACATCAAGCCCCACGTCCGCTGGTTCGACGAGTTCCTCCAGGAGATCCAGCCGGAGTTCCTCCACCTGGAGGAGACGGTCTGGAGCGACGAGCACCTCTACGCCGGCAGCTTCGACGCCATCGCTCGCATCGACGGCGAGGTGGTCCTCCTGGACTGGAAGACGTCGAAGGCTGTCTACGACTCGGTGGCCCTCCAGCTCTCCGCCTACCGCTACGCGAACCGCATCATCCTCGCGGAGACCGGGGAGAGCGTCGACGTCCCGGCCATGACCGGCGGCGCCGTCCTCCATGTCCGCCCCGAGGGTTGGCAGTTCGTTCCCGTGGAGTGCGGCGAGGAGGTGTTCCGTGCGTTCCTCGCGCTCCGGGAGGTGTTCGACTGGGAGCGCGACGGTAAGAAGGGTGTCGTCGGCCGGCCGATCGCCAAGGGCGGGGAGCAGGAGACAGGCACGATGCGGAGGGCGGCGTGA
- a CDS encoding DUF7448 domain-containing protein, with amino-acid sequence MTMYPEEMLSEYSDDGTMPSNVDALREAVIGHRIVSAERTSTPTWWGGSSDALIITLDNGKRVELQDTDDCCAYTALESFLLDPDKVDHIITGVGTTGGFSTWHIYADMGDVLKLEVGWSSGNPFYYGYGFNITVKELEAAA; translated from the coding sequence ATGACCATGTACCCGGAAGAGATGCTGAGCGAGTACAGCGACGACGGCACGATGCCGAGCAACGTCGACGCGCTGCGAGAAGCGGTGATCGGTCATCGGATCGTGAGTGCTGAGCGCACGTCGACTCCCACGTGGTGGGGCGGTTCGTCGGACGCGCTCATCATCACGCTGGACAACGGCAAGCGCGTGGAACTTCAGGACACCGACGACTGCTGTGCGTACACCGCCCTGGAGAGCTTCCTCCTGGACCCGGACAAGGTGGATCACATCATCACCGGCGTGGGCACCACGGGCGGCTTCTCGACGTGGCACATCTACGCCGACATGGGCGACGTCCTGAAGTTGGAGGTCGGCTGGAGCAGCGGTAACCCCTTCTACTACGGCTACGGGTTCAACATCACGGTCAAGGAACTGGAGGCTGCCGCGTGA
- a CDS encoding RNA ligase family protein, whose protein sequence is MSDFNPDFREWPKTSRLFREIVITEKIDGTNAGLHISEDGQVVAQSRKRIITPDSDNYGFARWAADNADELAYILGPGLHFGEWWGRGIQRRYGMDRKVFSLFNTSRWREVDESNTSPELRALDASVGAQIDAVPVLYSGQFDETEIRQQLYYLQMGGSKAAPGFMHPEGIRVYHSQTRSVFKVTLDANDAGKWEAAA, encoded by the coding sequence GTGAGCGACTTCAACCCCGACTTCCGCGAGTGGCCCAAGACGTCGCGCCTTTTCCGCGAGATAGTGATCACGGAGAAGATCGACGGCACGAACGCCGGCCTCCACATCAGCGAGGACGGCCAGGTCGTCGCGCAGTCCCGGAAGCGCATCATCACCCCGGACAGCGACAACTACGGCTTCGCCCGTTGGGCGGCCGACAACGCCGACGAGCTGGCGTACATCCTCGGTCCGGGCCTCCACTTCGGCGAGTGGTGGGGCCGGGGGATCCAGCGGCGGTACGGGATGGACCGGAAGGTGTTCAGCCTGTTCAACACCTCGCGGTGGCGGGAGGTTGATGAGTCCAACACGTCGCCGGAACTGCGGGCGTTGGACGCCAGCGTTGGCGCGCAGATCGACGCCGTACCGGTTCTGTACTCCGGGCAGTTCGACGAGACCGAGATCCGGCAGCAGCTCTACTACCTCCAGATGGGAGGGTCCAAGGCAGCCCCTGGGTTCATGCACCCCGAGGGCATCCGCGTGTACCACTCGCAGACCCGCAGCGTTTTCAAGGTGACTCTGGACGCGAACGACGCCGGCAAGTGGGAGGCCGCCGCATGA
- a CDS encoding phosphoadenosine phosphosulfate reductase family protein: MADVMYVPFPRTSSAARALKKTPDEVARMTKSEREQRVRELLGLAHWTVDRALEKFFVKHSLAAMAVMYSGGNDSTTLAHIFRHRADMAIHANTGIGIEQTRQFVRETCAMWGLPLMEKSPKAKDSYRQQVLDVGFPGPGQHFKMFQRLKERCLEQARSEVVKNPYRERILFLGGRRRSESARRSTITTWDRHRSMCYASPLTMWTKLDLNTYRLMAGDVPVNQVSDLIHMSGECLCGAFAEKDELDMIAEWFPEIREQIEELEALIAHREDIPEPRRTWGWGAYRRDLQAMKQQGRFKSGAMCGSCDDRATGGKVIAA, from the coding sequence ATGGCTGACGTGATGTACGTGCCGTTCCCCCGGACGAGTTCCGCAGCCCGAGCACTGAAGAAGACTCCCGACGAGGTTGCCCGGATGACCAAGTCCGAGCGGGAGCAGCGTGTTCGCGAACTCCTTGGCCTGGCGCACTGGACCGTCGACCGGGCGCTGGAGAAGTTCTTCGTCAAGCACAGCCTGGCGGCCATGGCGGTCATGTACTCCGGCGGCAACGACTCCACCACCCTGGCGCACATATTCCGGCACCGAGCGGACATGGCGATCCACGCCAATACCGGGATCGGTATCGAGCAGACCCGTCAGTTCGTACGGGAGACCTGCGCAATGTGGGGCCTGCCTCTGATGGAGAAGAGCCCCAAGGCGAAGGACTCCTACCGACAGCAGGTTCTCGACGTCGGATTCCCCGGACCGGGACAGCACTTCAAGATGTTCCAGCGCCTCAAGGAACGGTGCCTCGAACAGGCCCGGTCGGAGGTCGTGAAGAACCCCTACCGGGAGCGGATCCTCTTCCTTGGCGGCCGACGCCGGAGCGAGTCTGCACGGCGCTCCACCATCACGACGTGGGACCGGCACCGCTCCATGTGCTATGCGTCCCCGCTGACGATGTGGACGAAGCTCGACCTGAATACGTACCGGCTGATGGCCGGCGACGTACCGGTCAACCAGGTCTCAGACCTGATCCACATGTCGGGTGAGTGCCTCTGCGGTGCGTTCGCGGAGAAGGACGAGCTGGACATGATCGCGGAGTGGTTCCCCGAGATTCGCGAGCAGATCGAGGAACTGGAGGCGCTGATCGCGCACCGCGAGGACATTCCCGAGCCCCGCCGTACGTGGGGATGGGGCGCCTACCGCCGGGACCTTCAGGCGATGAAGCAGCAAGGACGATTCAAGTCAGGGGCCATGTGCGGCTCCTGCGACGACCGCGCGACAGGCGGAAAGGTGATCGCAGCATGA
- a CDS encoding DNA cytosine methyltransferase: MALIATLRALGRPLHLDLFCCQGGASKGYADAGFTVLGVDIDPQPRYVHPDQFVQADAVEFVHRYGHLFNSASASPPCQLYSKTHRIQKNDHPDLIGPTRKALEETGLPWVIENVMDAASELRTPRMLCGAMFGIETYRHRLFEPGGGFSFVPPEHPQHVARTTKMGRPVKPGEYMHVVGNFTGVDLARDVMGMPWANRDGLREAIPPAYTEWIGERLMAHVMGDEMREAA, from the coding sequence TTGGCCCTGATCGCCACTCTCCGAGCTTTGGGCCGCCCGCTGCACCTGGATCTGTTCTGCTGCCAGGGCGGGGCATCGAAGGGCTACGCGGACGCTGGCTTTACGGTCCTGGGCGTCGACATCGACCCCCAGCCTCGTTACGTCCATCCGGATCAGTTCGTCCAGGCGGACGCTGTGGAGTTCGTGCATCGGTACGGGCACCTTTTCAACTCGGCCAGCGCCTCACCGCCCTGCCAGCTCTACAGCAAGACGCACAGGATCCAGAAGAACGACCACCCGGACCTGATCGGCCCGACGCGGAAGGCGCTGGAGGAGACCGGCCTCCCCTGGGTCATCGAGAACGTCATGGACGCTGCCTCCGAACTCCGCACCCCGCGGATGTTGTGCGGCGCCATGTTCGGCATCGAGACCTACCGGCACCGCCTGTTCGAGCCCGGGGGCGGCTTCAGTTTCGTCCCCCCGGAGCACCCGCAGCACGTCGCCCGGACGACGAAGATGGGCCGCCCCGTGAAGCCGGGGGAGTACATGCACGTCGTCGGCAACTTCACGGGCGTCGACCTGGCGCGCGACGTCATGGGGATGCCGTGGGCGAACCGGGACGGGCTGCGCGAGGCCATCCCGCCGGCGTATACGGAGTGGATCGGTGAACGGCTCATGGCGCACGTCATGGGCGACGAGATGAGGGAGGCGGCGTGA